In one Pseudomonas sp. SG20056 genomic region, the following are encoded:
- the minE gene encoding cell division topological specificity factor MinE — protein sequence MNIFDFFRERKKETTASIAKERLQIIVAHERGQRSQPDYLPALQQELVEVIRKYVNIDSDQVQVALENQGSCSILELNITLPDR from the coding sequence ATGAACATTTTTGACTTCTTTCGTGAGCGCAAGAAAGAAACTACCGCGTCCATTGCGAAAGAGCGTCTGCAAATCATCGTCGCCCACGAGCGCGGCCAGCGCAGCCAGCCGGACTACCTGCCGGCCCTGCAGCAAGAGTTGGTCGAGGTGATCCGCAAGTACGTGAATATCGACTCGGATCAAGTACAGGTTGCACTGGAAAACCAGGGCAGCTGTTCCATTCTGGAACTCAACATCACGCTCCCCGACCGTTAA
- a CDS encoding ATP-binding protein, with protein MNSIFLRIYGGMLAVLVLVALLGVGALQLLNEVRVDQYRERLAQGTFRLMADNLSPMVDIERRRAVTVWGRLLGIPLRIEALESAGLDSGARNSLRRGQVLVQQTGPHAARVFSQLDGKPLLLIADVQQVSEQLARATSFLLIDELVRYPWDEQPRRLAALKKDKQFGFDLRLVRLDQADLDPDQRRRVDEGDTVMALGRGGDSIHVFSGIVDTPWVLEIGPLYQMNPYPAQWLVLIGALGLSLIGLMVYLLVRPLEQRLSDLEEAATRIASGRLDARVPTRGSDSVGRLAAAFNAMAEHLQRSLSIQREMVRAVSHELRTPVARLRFGLEMIGDAETDAARRKYMEGMDSDIQDLDKLVDEMLTYARLEQGAPALNFQPVDLNELIDQVITELAPLRASVRVEHGPSRDALDGGGACVEAELRYLHRALQNLVSNAMRHAESRVRVSYQVGQQRCRLDVEDDGPGVPEEAWERIFTPFLRLDDSRTRASGGHGLGLSIVRRITYWHGGRAQISRSEALGGACFSLIWPRKQG; from the coding sequence ATGAATTCGATCTTCCTGCGCATCTATGGCGGCATGCTCGCGGTGCTGGTGCTGGTGGCGCTGCTCGGCGTCGGCGCGCTGCAGTTGCTTAACGAAGTGCGGGTTGATCAATACCGTGAGCGCCTGGCCCAGGGCACTTTTCGCCTGATGGCCGATAACCTCTCACCAATGGTGGATATTGAACGGCGCCGCGCCGTTACGGTGTGGGGGCGTTTGCTCGGCATTCCGCTGCGCATCGAGGCGCTGGAAAGTGCTGGGCTGGACAGCGGCGCGCGCAATAGCCTGCGGCGTGGCCAGGTGCTGGTGCAGCAGACCGGCCCGCACGCCGCGCGCGTCTTCAGCCAGCTGGACGGGAAGCCGCTGCTGCTGATTGCCGATGTGCAGCAGGTCAGTGAGCAGCTGGCCCGCGCCACCAGCTTTTTGCTGATCGACGAACTGGTGCGCTATCCCTGGGATGAACAGCCGCGCCGGCTGGCTGCGCTGAAAAAGGACAAACAGTTCGGTTTCGACTTGCGTCTGGTGCGCCTCGACCAGGCTGACCTCGACCCTGATCAGCGCCGCCGCGTGGACGAGGGCGATACAGTGATGGCCCTGGGTCGCGGCGGCGACAGCATTCATGTGTTCTCCGGCATTGTCGACACGCCCTGGGTGCTGGAAATCGGCCCGCTGTATCAGATGAACCCGTATCCGGCGCAGTGGCTGGTGCTGATCGGCGCGCTTGGCCTGAGTCTGATCGGCTTGATGGTCTATCTGCTGGTGCGGCCACTGGAGCAGCGCCTGAGCGACCTTGAAGAGGCAGCAACGCGCATCGCCAGCGGTCGGCTGGATGCTCGTGTGCCGACCCGTGGCAGCGATTCGGTGGGGCGCTTGGCAGCAGCCTTCAACGCCATGGCCGAGCACTTGCAGCGCTCGCTGAGTATTCAGCGTGAGATGGTCCGCGCGGTGTCCCATGAGCTGCGCACGCCGGTGGCGCGGCTGCGCTTTGGTCTGGAAATGATCGGCGACGCGGAAACCGATGCAGCGCGGCGTAAATATATGGAGGGCATGGACAGCGATATTCAGGATCTCGACAAGCTGGTCGACGAGATGCTCACCTACGCACGCCTGGAGCAGGGCGCGCCGGCGCTGAACTTCCAGCCGGTCGATTTGAACGAACTGATTGATCAGGTGATCACCGAACTGGCCCCGCTGCGCGCTAGCGTGCGGGTAGAGCACGGTCCGTCACGCGATGCCCTGGATGGCGGCGGTGCCTGTGTTGAAGCAGAACTGCGCTACCTGCATCGTGCTCTGCAGAATTTGGTAAGCAACGCCATGCGCCATGCCGAATCACGGGTGCGGGTGAGCTATCAGGTGGGTCAGCAGCGTTGCCGGCTGGATGTCGAAGATGACGGTCCGGGCGTGCCGGAAGAGGCCTGGGAGCGGATATTTACACCATTCCTGCGCCTGGACGACAGCCGCACCCGCGCCTCGGGTGGGCATGGTCTGGGCCTATCCATTGTGCGTCGCATCACCTACTGGCACGGCGGCCGCGCGCAGATCAGCCGCAGCGAAGCGCTGGGCGGTGCCTGTTTTAGTCTGATCTGGCCGCGCAAGCAGGGTTAG
- a CDS encoding class I SAM-dependent methyltransferase, which translates to MDKNRFYAATQGAPAQPTLLRALDCWQQPPGLALDLGCGAGRDTLELLRRGWQVVAIDNEPQALECLHGQVPTEHREALEAHCAAFEHFKLPTASLINSSFALPFCPPEAFAQLWQRISDALLGGGLFAGHFFGERDDWANSPELTIHSRAHVQNLLHDWEIIELEEIDRSGKTAVGRNKHWHLFSVVARR; encoded by the coding sequence GTGGACAAGAACCGCTTCTACGCCGCCACCCAAGGAGCCCCTGCCCAACCCACCTTGCTGCGCGCCCTCGACTGCTGGCAACAGCCTCCCGGCCTAGCGCTGGATCTTGGCTGCGGTGCAGGGCGCGACACCCTCGAACTACTGCGCCGTGGCTGGCAGGTTGTGGCGATTGATAATGAACCCCAGGCACTCGAATGCCTGCATGGGCAAGTACCGACCGAGCACCGGGAAGCGCTGGAAGCCCATTGCGCCGCGTTTGAACACTTCAAGCTCCCCACTGCCAGCCTGATCAACAGCAGCTTCGCCCTACCGTTCTGCCCACCCGAGGCCTTCGCGCAGCTCTGGCAACGCATCAGCGATGCACTTCTCGGCGGCGGTTTGTTTGCCGGGCATTTCTTTGGCGAACGCGATGACTGGGCCAACAGCCCAGAACTGACCATCCATAGCCGCGCACACGTGCAAAACCTGCTGCACGACTGGGAAATCATTGAGCTGGAAGAAATCGACCGAAGCGGAAAAACCGCAGTCGGCCGCAACAAGCACTGGCATCTGTTTTCGGTAGTCGCCCGCCGCTGA
- a CDS encoding RluA family pseudouridine synthase — MPLSNVEILHQDVALLVINKPTLLLSVPGRAEDNRDCLVTRLQENGYPEARIVHRLDWETSGIIVLARDADSHRELSRQFHDRETEKAYTALCWGQPALDSGSIDLPLRYDPPTKPRHVVDHEQGKHALTYWKVLERHAEHCRVELTPITGRSHQLRVHMLSIGHPLLGDGLYAHEQALAAYPRLCLHASMLSLTHPQTGERMRFECPAPF, encoded by the coding sequence ATGCCGCTGTCGAATGTCGAAATTCTCCACCAGGACGTCGCCCTGCTGGTGATCAACAAGCCCACCCTGCTGCTCTCGGTGCCCGGCCGCGCCGAGGACAACCGCGATTGCCTGGTCACCCGCCTGCAGGAAAACGGTTACCCGGAAGCGCGCATCGTCCATCGCCTGGACTGGGAAACCTCAGGGATTATCGTCCTGGCCCGCGACGCCGACAGCCACCGCGAGCTGTCGCGGCAGTTTCACGACCGCGAAACCGAGAAAGCCTACACCGCCCTGTGCTGGGGCCAACCCGCGCTGGACAGCGGCAGCATCGACCTGCCACTGCGCTACGACCCGCCGACCAAGCCGCGCCACGTGGTCGATCATGAGCAAGGCAAACATGCCCTGACCTACTGGAAAGTGCTGGAACGTCACGCCGAGCATTGCCGCGTCGAGCTGACGCCGATCACCGGTCGTTCGCACCAGCTGCGCGTGCACATGCTGTCCATCGGACATCCGCTGCTTGGCGACGGCCTGTATGCCCACGAACAAGCCTTGGCCGCTTACCCGCGCCTGTGCCTGCACGCCAGCATGCTCAGCCTGACCCACCCACAAACGGGCGAACGCATGCGCTTCGAGTGCCCGGCGCCGTTCTAA
- a CDS encoding response regulator → MEQQSWHILIVEDDQRLAELTREYLQGNGLNVSIEMDGAQAAARILQEQPDLVILDLMLPGEDGLSICRKVRGQYDGPILMLTARTDDMDQVLGLEMGADDYVCKPVRPRVLLARIRALLRRHEGSEAQTPGERRRLQFGPLVIDSAMREAWLGEQGIELTSAEFDLLWLLTSNAGRILSREEIFNALRGIEYDGQDRSIDVRISRIRPKIGDDPMHPRLIKTVRSKGYLFVAEAAEALT, encoded by the coding sequence GTGGAGCAGCAGTCGTGGCACATTCTTATTGTCGAAGACGACCAGCGCCTGGCCGAGTTGACCCGTGAGTACCTGCAGGGCAATGGCCTGAATGTGTCCATCGAGATGGACGGTGCGCAGGCCGCTGCGCGCATTCTGCAAGAACAGCCCGATCTGGTGATTCTCGACCTGATGCTGCCCGGCGAAGACGGTCTGTCGATCTGCCGCAAGGTGCGCGGGCAGTACGACGGGCCGATTCTGATGCTCACTGCGCGTACTGACGATATGGACCAGGTGCTGGGCCTGGAAATGGGCGCGGACGACTATGTATGCAAGCCAGTGCGCCCGCGCGTGTTGCTGGCGCGCATCCGCGCGCTGCTGCGCCGCCACGAAGGCAGTGAGGCGCAGACTCCTGGTGAGCGCCGGCGTCTGCAGTTCGGCCCGCTGGTGATCGACAGCGCCATGCGTGAAGCCTGGCTGGGTGAGCAGGGCATCGAGCTGACCAGTGCTGAATTCGACCTGCTGTGGCTGCTGACCTCCAACGCCGGGCGGATTCTCTCTCGCGAGGAAATCTTCAACGCCCTGCGCGGTATCGAATACGACGGCCAGGACCGTTCCATCGACGTGCGCATTTCGCGCATCCGCCCGAAAATCGGCGACGACCCGATGCACCCCCGGCTAATCAAGACCGTGCGCAGTAAGGGCTATCTGTTTGTGGCCGAAGCGGCTGAAGCGCTGACATGA